A single Paenibacillus sp. FSL R5-0517 DNA region contains:
- a CDS encoding SAM-dependent methyltransferase, producing MINISHLALTEPIKIIIGASSQNYEGWIQTQEDELDLLRFEDWEQSFKDRRIEAILSEHVWEHLTYEEGVQAAKICYKYLNTGGYIRCAVPDGYFPNEEYQNIVKIGGPGPLDHPAASHKIVHNYKTITTMFEEAGFEVELLEYCDEDGEFYFKDWNPENGFIYRSKRFDHRNQNGNLGFVSLIIDAKKK from the coding sequence ATGATAAATATTTCTCATTTAGCATTAACAGAACCAATTAAAATCATTATAGGTGCTTCATCGCAGAACTATGAAGGATGGATACAAACACAAGAGGATGAACTGGATTTACTAAGATTTGAAGATTGGGAACAAAGTTTCAAAGATCGTAGAATTGAAGCAATACTATCAGAGCACGTTTGGGAGCATTTGACTTACGAAGAAGGAGTTCAAGCTGCAAAGATTTGTTACAAGTATTTGAATACGGGAGGTTATATTCGTTGTGCAGTTCCTGATGGATATTTTCCAAATGAAGAGTATCAGAACATAGTCAAGATTGGTGGGCCGGGACCACTAGATCACCCGGCAGCAAGTCATAAGATAGTACATAATTATAAGACTATAACTACTATGTTTGAGGAAGCAGGCTTTGAAGTAGAGTTATTAGAATATTGTGATGAAGATGGGGAGTTTTATTTTAAAGACTGGAATCCAGAGAATGGATTTATCTATAGGTCTAAGAGATTTGACCATCGAAACCAGAACGGAAATTTGGGATTTGTATCGTTAATTATTGATGCAAAAAAGAAATAA
- a CDS encoding GNAT family N-acetyltransferase encodes MLEILRVPYEDKMILNSLIQFYRYDSSEFDGHELTNHGVYLYKYLDHQWTDDYRKPFYLKINGELAGFVLVLTDVPKEYVKASTATQTNVISDFFIMRKFRNKGYGKEVAHFIFNTYKGIWEIRQTPQNRPANLFWNKVINEFTGGKYEEVILNNESWNGPVQVFQMKE; translated from the coding sequence ATGTTAGAGATCTTGAGAGTTCCATATGAAGATAAAATGATCTTAAACAGTTTGATCCAGTTCTACAGATATGACTCAAGTGAATTTGATGGACATGAATTGACTAATCATGGAGTTTATCTTTACAAGTATCTAGATCATCAATGGACAGATGACTATCGTAAGCCATTTTACTTAAAAATTAATGGAGAACTGGCTGGCTTCGTACTTGTTTTAACAGATGTTCCTAAAGAGTATGTAAAAGCAAGTACAGCAACTCAGACAAATGTAATTAGTGATTTTTTTATAATGCGCAAATTCAGAAATAAGGGATATGGAAAAGAAGTAGCCCATTTTATTTTTAATACCTATAAAGGGATATGGGAAATACGACAGACTCCACAAAATAGGCCAGCAAATCTATTTTGGAACAAGGTAATTAACGAGTTTACAGGTGGGAAGTACGAAGAAGTTATTTTAAACAATGAAAGCTGGAATGGACCTGTTCAAGTATTTCAAATGAAAGAATAG
- a CDS encoding GNAT family N-acetyltransferase, which translates to MITIHKVEYEQKSILRNLLELYKYDFSEFDPDDDSNPNGLYEYKYLDHYWTEDGRYPFLIKVDDKLAGFALVRDTGKNESDQTVYWMAEFFVMKKYRRMKVGQIVAYELFDNFNGHWKVAQIEANTPAQAFWRKTIERYTNGNYLEIRDDDWEGPIQTFSSATP; encoded by the coding sequence ATGATTACAATTCATAAAGTTGAATACGAACAAAAATCTATTTTACGGAATCTTCTTGAATTATATAAATATGATTTTAGTGAGTTTGATCCTGATGATGATTCAAACCCAAATGGACTTTATGAGTACAAGTACTTAGATCATTATTGGACAGAAGACGGAAGATATCCATTTTTAATCAAAGTAGATGATAAATTAGCTGGTTTTGCTCTTGTTAGAGATACTGGGAAAAATGAATCTGATCAAACTGTATACTGGATGGCAGAGTTTTTTGTTATGAAGAAGTATAGAAGAATGAAAGTCGGGCAGATTGTTGCCTATGAATTATTTGATAACTTCAATGGTCATTGGAAGGTCGCTCAGATAGAAGCAAATACGCCAGCTCAGGCATTTTGGAGAAAGACCATTGAAAGATATACGAATGGTAACTACTTGGAAATAAGAGATGATGATTGGGAAGGACCGATTCAAACATTTTCGTCAGCAACTCCATGA
- a CDS encoding HAD family hydrolase has translation MSIKAIFLDFYGTLVHEDDDIIPLICKEIQENSVEECEVSDIGKYWWKMFSSMFKNSYGKTFKSQRELGILSLYETISKYSSTCDVNEIIQKQFDHWIKPKIFSDTFPFLESLQGYEVYILSNIDTADVKAAIAYHGIKVNEIITSEDVKSYKPRPELFIEALERHNLSPKEVLHIGDSLISDVGGAGNLGIATVWLNRLNKIKTDIAEPNFICRDLKEVRDIISGIEEGSIIV, from the coding sequence ATGAGTATTAAAGCAATATTTTTGGACTTTTATGGAACCTTGGTTCATGAGGATGACGATATCATCCCATTGATCTGTAAGGAAATACAAGAAAATAGTGTGGAAGAATGTGAAGTCAGTGATATAGGGAAGTACTGGTGGAAGATGTTTTCGAGTATGTTTAAAAACAGCTATGGTAAGACATTTAAATCTCAGCGCGAACTCGGGATCCTATCTTTATATGAGACGATTTCTAAATATAGTTCAACCTGTGATGTAAATGAGATCATCCAGAAGCAATTCGATCACTGGATTAAGCCTAAAATATTTAGTGATACATTTCCATTTCTAGAATCTCTTCAAGGATATGAAGTCTACATTTTATCGAATATTGACACAGCTGATGTAAAAGCCGCAATAGCTTATCATGGCATAAAGGTAAATGAAATAATTACAAGTGAAGACGTTAAATCATATAAACCAAGACCAGAATTATTTATTGAAGCCCTAGAAAGACACAATCTGTCTCCTAAAGAGGTGTTACATATCGGGGATTCTTTAATAAGTGATGTCGGTGGAGCAGGTAATTTAGGAATAGCCACAGTCTGGTTAAATCGATTAAATAAGATTAAAACAGATATTGCAGAACCCAACTTTATATGTAGAGATCTAAAAGAAGTAAGAGATATTATTAGTGGAATCGAAGAAGGTAGTATCATTGTATAA